The genomic window TTTGCGAAACCGTCTCACCACTCAAATAAGCGTCACGAATTTGCAGGTTATTCAATAATTCGCTAGATCACCCAGACAGCATAATTCGAGCATTTTGAAGTACATAATCATAATGAGCAATTTGCAGTACTAAATTGGCATTCTGTTCAACCATAAAAACAGTCACACCCTGCTGATTAATCGTCTCAATTAATTTTAAAACACGCTCGATATACAAAGGTGAAAGACCCATCATTGGCTGATCCATGCAGATTAAGCGAGGTTAAAGTAGTACATATGTATATAGCGATCGCTGCAAACTTGACGCAAGTGACATTAATCAACCTCTCCGGGAATTAAAATCCAAAATTTATACAGAGCAATCTGGCAGCTAAAAAAATGCATATTTAACTGGTATGGGCAAGAGCAAAATTTAAAAACTCTTGTTTTTTAGTCTTTTGAGATTTTTTTATGATTTGTTGTAATCTACTAGAGCTTTATCTTGGGGTTTAGAAGCTGGAAATTTCCCTAGAGTCATTTAAATACGAAAATTGTATCGACTTACCGTAATATCGACTGAGTAAGAACATCTTAACATCTAGCTAGAAAAATCAAGAGACGTACTTGGATAACCGTGAATCCTACGAGTTAAAATAATGCGAATTCGACCCAACACCTTGAGCTTCACGCTTCTTTTGGGGGCACTCTCTGCCCTACCGCCCCTATCAATTGATATGGGGCTACCAGCTTTTCCCACAATTAGCGCAGCTTTGAGGGCATCTTCTGGATCTGTTGGACTAACTCTAAGCTTGTTTATGCTTGGGTTTGCTGTTGCCCAGCTGATTTTCGGCCCGCTTTCGGATCGTTATGGACGCAGACCAATCTTACTTATCGGCTGCGGACTTTTTACCCTAGCAGGTGCAAGCTGTGCTGCTGCGCCATCCATCAATACTCTGATTGCTTGGCGTTTAGTTCAAGGTGCCGGCGCTGGTGCAGGTATGGTGATGACACTGGCGATTGTCCGCGATCTATTTGATGGTTCGGCAGCACGCGCCCAACTCTCCTATGTCAATCTCGTGATGGGCGTAGCACCGATGATTGCACCCACAATCGGTAGTTGGGTGCTGGCAATCGCTGGTTGGCGGACTATCTATGGGACACTGGCTGTAGGAGGGTTCTTACTCTTGCTGTTTGTTGCCCTTGGACTAAGTGAGTCGCTAGCTAGCCATGATCTAGATGCGATTAAACCACCTCGGCTGATAAAAAATTATGGGCGCATTCTCAGCAATCGGATTTGTCTTGGCTACGCCCTCGTCAATGCACTAAGCTTTGGGTGCATGTTTACCTATGTTGCGGGATCGCCACTTGTGCTGCTTAATGTATTTAAAGTCCCGACTACAACCTACGGCTGGCTTTTTGCATCGACCGCTTTTGGCATCATGGTAGGCTCATTTCTGAATGGGCATCTGAGTATGCGTGGCGTATCTCCGTCAAGGTTGCTCACCTTTGGGCTGGTGAGTGCCGTTGGCTCATCTGTTGCCCTTGCGATGCTCTCAGTGAGTGGTGCTGCACAAGTTACTACGCTAATGCCTCTTCTAGTACTTAACACCTTCTGCCTGGGGATAATCTCCCCCAATGCAATCCAGGGTGCCATTCAGCCTTTGCCAGAGATAGCTGGAGTTGCAGCCGCCACGGTGGGATTTCTGCAAATGTTATGTGGGGCGTTGGCGAGTGGGCTAGTTGCTTTCTTCTATGATGGGCGCACAGCGATCGCCATGTCTAGTTTAATGGCAGTCTTTGCGATCGCCTCCTTCGCCGCTTATCTTGGACTTGCACGCCCTGCCGAGCGTCGCTTTGCTCGGACTCAAGCACTACACGAAACGAGAAATTAGGTATTTGACTAATGACTAATGACTAAAGGGAATTTGATTAACTTTAAGTGGCGGCAACTAATTGTGAGCTTAGGCTGTTTGCTACTGTTCATTGCCTGTAACAATTCTTATCCAAATCCAGGTGTTCAACCTCTCAAGGTGGCGACAGACCCCACCTTTATCCCTTTTGAAATCCAAACGGCTAGTAGTCACTTGGAAGGTTTTGATATTGATTTGATGAATGCGGTCGCTAAAGTAGCAGGTTTTGCGGTTCAGTTTGAAAGTCTGCCCTTTGATGGCATGATCTCGACCTTGCAAGCTAAAAGAGTCGATGCAGCAATTAGTGGAATCACAATTACCGCCGAACGCCTGAAAACCATTGCTTTTTCCAGACCTTATTTTAAAGCCGGACTAGCGATCGCTGTTCGCGAAGACAACCAAAATATTAAAGACTTCAATAGTCTCAAAGGTAAAAAAATTGCTGTACAAATTGGTTCAACTGGGGCGGATTTTGCCAAAACCATCCCCAATGCCAAAATTAGTACTTTTAATTCTGGTCCAGAATTTTTCCAAGACTTGCTAAATGGCAATGTTGATGCTGTGGTTAGCGATGCTTTCGCAACTTTGTATGCGATTAAAAATGGCAAACTCAAAGGCATCAGAGTTGTTGCCGATCTGCTCACCCAAGAATACTACGGGATTGCTACACCTAAAGACTCCCCCCATCTGGATGCAATTAACAAAGCTATAGCGACTTTGTTATCCAATGGCACTTACAAGCAAATTTATCAAAAATGGTTTAACACTCAACCTCCACAATTGCCAGACTCTTGGCATGGGGCATAGGGCATTGGGCATGGGGCATTGGGCATAAGTCAATAATCAATAGTTCTTCTTTCCCTACTACTCCCCACTCCCCATTCACCCATTTATTAGGAATTGGCTGCCAATATATTAAATATTTATCTAATATGCGTCACAATTAATACTGCCACCAAAATTCATTGATAAACTACAATCTCTTGTAGGTCTACTGTGGTCAGGGATAGCCAATTGTGGCACCTTGGATCTTAGTGGCTAGAAGCACCTTGGAACGGGAATTAAGGAACTTCCACTATGCTGATTTGCCCTCAGTGTAAATTTGAAAACCCCAATAGCAACAAATTCTGTCAAAACTGTGGCACGTCCCTGACCCACAAGGTCTGTCCTGAATGCAGTACTGATGTACCTGTAAATGCACTATGTTGTCAAAACTGTGGCACGGAATGTGGAACAGTGTTTTGGGCAATAATTGCTAAGGAAACAAATGAGGAAGCTTTGGGAGTAGAGAAAAATCAGGGAGATAAGGGAGATGTGGGAGTAGAGGCAGATGAGGGAGCAATATACTCCTCATCTCCTCTACCCCCTAGTTTTCAGATTGCATTAGGCTCCTATTTAGACTCTCAAGAGCGCTATCAATTGTTATATATGCTACCTGGACAAACTGAAACTACGACCATTACTGATGTAGGTGTGAGAGTTCTAGACTGCCAGCCGTATCAAATATCACCCATTGAGGCAATACTAGCAAGTCAGCAATCAGATTTGCTAACGCCATCAGTGGAAACAAGTGGAATTCCTCGCCTTGCTAAACTTTATATTGCCTTACAATCCCAAGGTCAGCGGGAGATACCGCCGATTCACGATGCATGGCAGCAGGGGGATATGCAGGTAGTAATAATTGAAGACCGCTCACATTGGCAGCCTTTACTCGAGCGATGGCAAGAAGAAACAACGAGTTCGTTAAAAATTTTACACTGGTGTTATCAAATGACCCAACTTTGGGCAGTATTGGAACCAGTGAATTGTCGTCAAAGCCTTTTAGATTTGTCAAATTTGCGATTGGATGAAGACCAAACGCTGGCGCTACAAAGGTTATATGTGGAATCATCAAGTTCTCAGCCTGCTACCGAGTCCCCAGAAGATGCCGAAGCCCAAATATTTGCTATTCCAGAGGAGCCGTTAACTATCCAAGCTTTGGGGCGGGTTTGGCAAGCGCTATTTAGGCAGTCTCAACGGACTCAATTTGGCTCTGTAGTCCAAATGTTGGGGGATTTAGATGTAGGTAAGATTCAGACGATCGCACAATTGCGATCGCGTTTAGAGGAAATCTCTGTTGAACTGGAAGCACTAGGAACCGCAACTTTGCCCCCAATAAAGGAGAAAAATACTGCTGTGCCCACTATCCCGCAATCAGATGAGCCAGAAGATATCATTAGCAAAACTGATGATATGCCAACTGTTGTGCTGCCGATGCAGTTAAGTAGCTTAGAAGATGCAGGACGCACAGATGTGGGGCGTCAACGTCATCATAATGAAGACTACTTTGGCATTGAAACCAAAATTCAGAAGCTGGAGTTGCCTAAAAATCGAGTTCTGGAAGGGCATGGTTTGTATATTCTCTGTGATGGTATGGGTGGACACGCTGGCGGCGAGATAGCCAGTGAGTTAGCAGTCAACACCCTACGGCAATACTTTCAAGAACACTGGATTACCAACCAACTGCCAACAGAAGATAGCATTCGTGAGGCAGTGTTTTTAGCTAATGAGGCAATTTACAAGCTTAATCAACAAGATGCCCGTTCTGGAGTGGGGCGCATGGGTACAACTCTGGTAATGCTCTTAATTCAAGATACTGAA from Nostoc sp. UHCC 0926 includes these protein-coding regions:
- a CDS encoding basic amino acid ABC transporter substrate-binding protein, producing the protein MTKGNLINFKWRQLIVSLGCLLLFIACNNSYPNPGVQPLKVATDPTFIPFEIQTASSHLEGFDIDLMNAVAKVAGFAVQFESLPFDGMISTLQAKRVDAAISGITITAERLKTIAFSRPYFKAGLAIAVREDNQNIKDFNSLKGKKIAVQIGSTGADFAKTIPNAKISTFNSGPEFFQDLLNGNVDAVVSDAFATLYAIKNGKLKGIRVVADLLTQEYYGIATPKDSPHLDAINKAIATLLSNGTYKQIYQKWFNTQPPQLPDSWHGA
- a CDS encoding multidrug effflux MFS transporter, which translates into the protein MRIRPNTLSFTLLLGALSALPPLSIDMGLPAFPTISAALRASSGSVGLTLSLFMLGFAVAQLIFGPLSDRYGRRPILLIGCGLFTLAGASCAAAPSINTLIAWRLVQGAGAGAGMVMTLAIVRDLFDGSAARAQLSYVNLVMGVAPMIAPTIGSWVLAIAGWRTIYGTLAVGGFLLLLFVALGLSESLASHDLDAIKPPRLIKNYGRILSNRICLGYALVNALSFGCMFTYVAGSPLVLLNVFKVPTTTYGWLFASTAFGIMVGSFLNGHLSMRGVSPSRLLTFGLVSAVGSSVALAMLSVSGAAQVTTLMPLLVLNTFCLGIISPNAIQGAIQPLPEIAGVAAATVGFLQMLCGALASGLVAFFYDGRTAIAMSSLMAVFAIASFAAYLGLARPAERRFARTQALHETRN
- a CDS encoding serine/threonine phosphatase; translated protein: MLICPQCKFENPNSNKFCQNCGTSLTHKVCPECSTDVPVNALCCQNCGTECGTVFWAIIAKETNEEALGVEKNQGDKGDVGVEADEGAIYSSSPLPPSFQIALGSYLDSQERYQLLYMLPGQTETTTITDVGVRVLDCQPYQISPIEAILASQQSDLLTPSVETSGIPRLAKLYIALQSQGQREIPPIHDAWQQGDMQVVIIEDRSHWQPLLERWQEETTSSLKILHWCYQMTQLWAVLEPVNCRQSLLDLSNLRLDEDQTLALQRLYVESSSSQPATESPEDAEAQIFAIPEEPLTIQALGRVWQALFRQSQRTQFGSVVQMLGDLDVGKIQTIAQLRSRLEEISVELEALGTATLPPIKEKNTAVPTIPQSDEPEDIISKTDDMPTVVLPMQLSSLEDAGRTDVGRQRHHNEDYFGIETKIQKLELPKNRVLEGHGLYILCDGMGGHAGGEIASELAVNTLRQYFQEHWITNQLPTEDSIREAVFLANEAIYKLNQQDARSGVGRMGTTLVMLLIQDTEAAVAHVGDSRLYRLTRKRQLEQVTVDHEVGQREITRGVEASIAYARPDAYQLTQALGPRDENSINPDIDFFEINEDTLLLLASDGLSDNDLIETHWQTHLEPLLSSGVNLEQGVTDLIDLANQQNGHDNITGILIRAKVRPNLES